Proteins encoded within one genomic window of Nonomuraea gerenzanensis:
- a CDS encoding YcnI family copper-binding membrane protein, with amino-acid sequence MSFVRRAVTVLAATTALTAGLALPALAHVTIQPGTAEQGGFTKVAFRVPNERDNASTTKIEVSFPTDHPLAFVSVKPVPGWKVKVTESKLPKPVKTEYGDLEEAVTKVVWEGGKINPGEFQEFEVSMGQLPEDVDSLMFPTKQTYSGGEVVDWAEAPKADGTEPEHPAPLLKLVPAAEDASTATLSATAPATAPASASASPSVAVAAASSSDGTARLLGAAGLVVGVIGVVIGFLGLRRRPSA; translated from the coding sequence ATGTCCTTCGTACGCCGTGCGGTGACCGTGCTCGCCGCCACCACCGCGCTCACCGCCGGCCTGGCCCTGCCTGCCCTGGCCCACGTCACCATCCAGCCGGGCACCGCCGAGCAGGGCGGGTTCACCAAGGTCGCGTTCCGGGTGCCGAACGAGCGCGACAACGCCTCGACCACCAAGATCGAGGTCTCCTTCCCCACCGATCACCCGCTCGCCTTCGTCTCCGTCAAGCCCGTGCCCGGGTGGAAGGTCAAGGTCACCGAGAGCAAGCTGCCCAAGCCGGTCAAGACCGAGTACGGCGACCTGGAGGAGGCCGTCACCAAGGTCGTCTGGGAGGGCGGCAAGATCAATCCCGGGGAGTTCCAGGAGTTCGAGGTGTCCATGGGGCAGCTGCCCGAGGACGTGGACTCGCTGATGTTCCCGACCAAGCAGACGTACTCCGGGGGCGAGGTCGTGGACTGGGCTGAGGCGCCCAAGGCCGACGGCACCGAGCCCGAGCACCCGGCGCCGCTGCTCAAGCTGGTGCCCGCCGCCGAGGACGCGAGCACCGCCACCCTCTCGGCCACCGCACCTGCCACCGCGCCTGCCTCCGCGTCCGCCTCCCCGTCGGTGGCGGTGGCCGCCGCGTCGTCGTCGGACGGCACCGCCCGCCTGCTCGGCGCGGCCGGGCTGGTGGTGGGGGTCATCGGCGTCGTGATCGGGTTCCTCGGGCTGCGCCGCCGCCCGTCCGCCTGA
- a CDS encoding MFS transporter produces the protein MRARLPLRLARTAAFAAVCVTLAALAHVLGGGAAPAPWAAALGLAGVSALGLALGGRERSAGTINLALVGAQLGLHELFAGEGASYVTVHGHAQGGLAVNAGMLLTHLTATVITGLWLSRGEAALWSLLRRIGRRLLVLLSPAAAPVSRPGAPVVRTRVVPPQPGFRHSVARRGPPLPA, from the coding sequence ATGCGTGCGCGACTTCCCCTCCGGCTGGCGCGGACGGCCGCCTTCGCCGCCGTCTGCGTGACCCTGGCCGCGCTCGCCCACGTCCTCGGCGGCGGTGCCGCCCCCGCGCCGTGGGCCGCCGCGCTCGGGCTCGCGGGCGTGTCCGCGCTGGGGCTGGCGCTGGGCGGCAGGGAGCGCTCGGCGGGCACGATCAACCTGGCGCTGGTCGGCGCGCAGCTCGGGCTGCACGAGCTGTTCGCGGGCGAGGGCGCCTCCTACGTCACGGTGCACGGGCACGCGCAGGGCGGGCTGGCGGTCAACGCCGGCATGCTGCTCACGCACCTCACCGCCACGGTGATCACCGGCCTGTGGCTGTCGCGCGGCGAGGCCGCGCTGTGGTCGCTGCTGCGCCGCATCGGGCGCCGCCTCCTCGTCCTGCTCTCCCCGGCCGCCGCACCCGTGTCGCGGCCCGGCGCGCCGGTCGTCCGCACCAGGGTGGTGCCGCCCCAGCCGGGTTTCCGGCACAGCGTGGCCAGGCGTGGTCCTCCACTTCCCGCCTGA